The following proteins are encoded in a genomic region of Mycolicibacterium rutilum:
- the prrA gene encoding two-component system response regulator PrrA, with product MDSSGGSPRVLVVDDDPDVLASLERGLRLSGFDVSTAVDGAEALRSATETRPDAIVLDINMPVLDGVSVVTALRAMDNDVPVCVLSARSSVDDRVAGLEAGADDYLVKPFVLAELVARVKALLRRRGSTATFSSETIQVGPLEVDIPGRRARVNGVDVDLTKREFDLLAVLAEHKTAVLSRAQLLELVWGYDFAADTNVVDVFIGYLRRKLEAGGAPRLLHTVRGVGFVLRTQ from the coding sequence ATGGACAGTTCTGGTGGTTCGCCCCGGGTACTCGTCGTCGACGACGACCCCGACGTGCTGGCCTCGCTCGAGCGTGGGCTGCGGCTGTCCGGGTTCGACGTGTCCACCGCCGTCGACGGTGCCGAGGCGCTGCGCAGCGCGACCGAGACCCGGCCCGACGCGATCGTCCTGGACATCAACATGCCCGTGCTCGACGGCGTCAGCGTGGTCACCGCGCTGCGCGCGATGGACAACGACGTCCCGGTCTGTGTGCTCTCGGCCCGCAGTTCGGTCGACGACCGCGTAGCCGGCCTGGAGGCAGGCGCCGACGACTACCTGGTCAAACCCTTCGTTCTGGCCGAACTGGTGGCCCGGGTCAAGGCGCTGCTGCGCAGGCGCGGGTCGACGGCGACGTTCTCGTCGGAAACCATCCAGGTCGGCCCGCTCGAGGTCGACATCCCGGGCCGTCGCGCGCGCGTGAACGGCGTCGACGTCGACCTGACCAAGCGCGAGTTCGACCTGCTGGCGGTGCTGGCCGAGCACAAGACCGCGGTGCTGTCGCGGGCTCAGCTGCTCGAGTTGGTGTGGGGCTACGACTTCGCCGCAGACACCAACGTCGTCGACGTGTTCATCGGGTACCTGCGCCGCAAGCTGGAGGCCGGCGGCGCGCCGCGACTTCTGCACACTGTGCGTGGAGTGGGATTCGTGCTGCGGACGCAGTGA
- a CDS encoding potassium channel family protein: protein MQLPNKLHSWEKHAEWPLAAVALAFLLAYAVDVLAQPHGAVKTAVAVITAVTWVVFVVDYLVRLALATDRPRWFVRHLVDLAIVALPLLRPLRLLRLVVLLSALQKAVGNAIRGRVVIYAISSAVLLIFVASLAVLEAERPGPGEIKNYGQAVWWSITTFTTVGYGDLVPETTQGKLVAVLLMAGGLALIGTLTGTIASWIVERVGEADSRNRVATAAHVEQLRADVRQLTDEVRRLQRPIEDRT, encoded by the coding sequence ATGCAACTGCCGAACAAGCTGCACAGCTGGGAGAAGCACGCCGAGTGGCCGCTGGCGGCGGTCGCACTCGCTTTCCTGCTCGCCTACGCCGTCGATGTCCTGGCTCAACCGCACGGTGCGGTCAAGACCGCGGTGGCGGTGATCACGGCGGTCACCTGGGTGGTGTTCGTCGTCGATTACCTCGTCCGGCTGGCGTTGGCCACCGATCGGCCGCGCTGGTTCGTCCGTCACCTTGTCGATCTCGCGATCGTCGCGCTGCCGCTGTTGCGGCCTCTGCGCCTGCTCCGGTTGGTGGTCCTGCTCAGCGCGCTCCAGAAAGCCGTCGGGAACGCCATCAGGGGGCGCGTGGTCATCTACGCGATCTCATCGGCAGTGCTGTTGATCTTCGTCGCATCCCTGGCGGTGCTCGAAGCCGAACGCCCCGGGCCGGGCGAGATCAAGAACTATGGGCAGGCGGTCTGGTGGTCGATCACCACCTTCACCACCGTCGGTTACGGCGACCTGGTTCCCGAGACCACGCAGGGCAAGCTCGTCGCCGTGTTGCTCATGGCGGGTGGTCTCGCGCTGATCGGCACACTGACCGGCACCATCGCCTCCTGGATCGTCGAGCGCGTGGGTGAGGCGGATTCACGAAATCGGGTGGCGACGGCCGCTCACGTCGAGCAGCTGCGGGCCGATGTGCGGCAGTTGACGGACGAAGTCAGGCGGTTGCAGCGGCCGATCGAGGATCGGACCTGA
- a CDS encoding ABC transporter ATP-binding protein: protein MSIETVARQTLYRQTRARGGDLRSLLDRALLRRIWRFAGRHHARLRGFVAVSVVGALLAVATPVLAGKVIDAITGGSTRTVVLLAAVIAAVALAETATSLATRWLSSTIGEGLIVDLRTAVFDHVQRMPVAFFTRTRTGALVSRLGNDVMGAQRAFSDTLSGVVANLVTLTLTFVVMLSISWQITLLSLVLVPLFIVPARRIGAAMARLSREAAAHNATMNTQMTERFSAPGATLVKLFGNPATESREFAVRAGRVRDIGVKTAMLQSVFMNSLTLMSALALALVYGLGGVLAIGGHLQAGAIVSLALLLTRLYAPLTALANAHVEIASALVSFERVFEVLDLEPLIQEKPDAVTVPAGPVSVTVDDVRFSYPSADKVSLASLEEVAELSESDVRAGDEVLHGISFTAQPGQMVALVGSSGAGKSTIASLIARLYDVDSGAITLNGVDVRDASFASLKETVGVVTQDGHLFHESIRDNLRLATPDAGDDDLWRALERARLADVVADMPDGLDTIVGERGYRLSGGQRQRLTIARLLLGRSRVVVLDEATASLDSESEAAVQQALAEALAGRTSIVIAHRLSTVRAADQILVVEDGRIVERGTHFELLAARGRYADLYETQFGSQEAAA, encoded by the coding sequence ATGAGTATCGAGACCGTCGCCCGCCAGACGCTGTACCGGCAGACGCGCGCACGCGGCGGGGACCTGCGCTCGCTTCTGGATCGGGCGCTGCTGCGTCGCATCTGGCGCTTCGCGGGCCGCCACCACGCGCGGTTACGCGGGTTCGTCGCGGTCAGCGTCGTCGGCGCGCTGCTGGCCGTCGCGACCCCCGTGCTGGCCGGCAAGGTGATCGACGCGATCACCGGCGGGTCGACCCGCACCGTCGTCCTGCTCGCCGCCGTCATCGCGGCCGTCGCGCTCGCCGAGACCGCCACCTCCCTGGCCACCCGCTGGCTGTCGTCCACGATCGGGGAAGGCCTGATCGTCGACCTGCGCACCGCGGTGTTCGACCACGTGCAGCGCATGCCGGTCGCGTTCTTCACCCGCACCCGCACCGGCGCCCTGGTCAGCCGGCTGGGCAACGACGTGATGGGCGCGCAGCGGGCGTTCTCCGACACGCTGTCCGGGGTGGTGGCCAACCTGGTCACGCTCACGCTGACTTTTGTGGTGATGCTGTCGATCTCATGGCAGATCACGCTGCTGTCGCTGGTGCTCGTGCCGCTGTTCATCGTGCCCGCCCGCCGCATCGGCGCGGCGATGGCCCGGCTCTCGCGCGAGGCCGCCGCCCACAACGCGACCATGAACACCCAGATGACCGAACGGTTTTCGGCGCCCGGCGCGACGTTGGTCAAGTTGTTCGGCAACCCCGCCACCGAGTCGCGCGAGTTCGCGGTCCGCGCAGGCCGGGTGCGCGACATCGGCGTCAAGACCGCGATGCTGCAGTCGGTGTTCATGAACTCGTTGACGCTGATGTCCGCGCTGGCGTTGGCCCTGGTGTACGGGCTCGGCGGGGTGCTCGCGATCGGCGGCCATCTGCAGGCCGGCGCGATCGTGTCGTTGGCTCTGCTGCTGACCCGGCTCTACGCGCCGCTGACCGCGCTGGCCAACGCGCACGTCGAAATCGCCTCGGCGCTGGTCTCTTTCGAGCGGGTCTTCGAGGTACTCGACCTCGAACCGCTCATCCAGGAGAAGCCGGACGCGGTCACCGTGCCTGCCGGTCCGGTGTCGGTCACCGTCGACGACGTGCGGTTCTCCTATCCGTCGGCGGACAAGGTGTCGCTGGCCTCACTCGAAGAGGTCGCCGAGCTCAGCGAGAGCGACGTGCGCGCCGGTGACGAAGTGCTGCACGGCATCTCGTTCACCGCGCAGCCGGGCCAGATGGTCGCGCTGGTCGGGTCGTCGGGTGCGGGCAAGTCGACCATCGCGTCGCTGATCGCCCGTCTGTACGACGTCGACTCCGGCGCGATCACCCTGAACGGCGTCGACGTGCGCGACGCGTCGTTCGCGTCGCTGAAGGAGACCGTCGGCGTCGTCACCCAGGACGGGCACCTGTTCCACGAGTCGATCCGCGACAACCTGCGGCTCGCGACCCCCGACGCCGGCGATGACGACCTGTGGCGTGCACTCGAGCGCGCCCGGCTGGCCGACGTGGTCGCCGACATGCCCGACGGCCTCGACACCATCGTCGGCGAACGCGGCTACCGGCTCTCCGGCGGTCAGCGCCAGCGGCTCACCATCGCCCGGCTGCTGCTCGGTCGCTCCCGGGTCGTCGTGCTCGACGAGGCCACCGCATCGCTGGACTCGGAGTCCGAGGCCGCCGTGCAGCAGGCGCTCGCCGAGGCGCTGGCCGGGCGCACGTCGATCGTCATCGCCCACCGGTTGTCGACGGTGCGGGCCGCCGACCAGATCCTGGTGGTCGAGGACGGTCGCATCGTCGAGCGCGGCACCCACTTCGAGCTGCTGGCCGCCCGCGGCCGCTACGCCGATCTGTACGAGACGCAGTTCGGCAGCCAGGAGGCCGCCGCCTGA